In Periophthalmus magnuspinnatus isolate fPerMag1 chromosome 9, fPerMag1.2.pri, whole genome shotgun sequence, the sequence CTTGGCCCATCCAGTAACCCCAAAGTActtcttgttgtttttaaagaacATTGACCTTCACCATTCTGGCCATTTCCACTCAAATTAGTATATCAAATTATGTTCTCTGCATATTATCCATCTATGTTAGGGAAACCTGTCAGAAAAACGTTGCTAGCTCATGAGTCTTCTGATTGATTGGGGACTCCAGATACTAATGTGGGTAATGTGTAATTCACTTGCTTGTCCTCTAATCCAAAGGTTCGAATGCTGTCCCTGATTTGAACATTCTTGgtctgactcacaggttggtggaGCGAGTGCAGACGATTACTGTCATTGTAAGACATGTACAACGGTgcatgagtgtgtatgtgtgtgtgtatgtgtgaatgggtgagtggttcgttgatgtaaagcTTTTAGAGTGTCTTAGGTCCTCTCACACATGTTATTGGCTCTGTGGGGGGGCTCTCTGAGCCGCTCAGAGACTCCCTGTTTCAAGCCACTCGGACCGGACATTTACTGCGTTCCAGAATGCGACACTAGCCCAAGCACCGCTCTCGGAACGAATGCTCTTTTACGTCGACCTAACTGGTGACAGTGTGAACTTGAgcttaaaggtagaaaagctcaacataaatgtgaccattaacCATTTAATCAATACAAAATCTAAATATTCTTTCAAGTATTGATACTTAAGAACACAATGGTTTTAAAATAATCTAATATCATATCATATTAAATCGTGGTGATATTAAAATCGATATAGATCTCTTTCCTTatggaaatcaagtttgaagttttagtacTGAAAATTCTACTCCAGAAAGGCTCCACCTAGCCCAAGAATAGGAATCATGACATTCTACAAATTGATGTCATCATTTCACACAGAAGGCAGAGGCCTGCTTTCAGAAGTAATAACCAAACAGAAAATCTACATATTGAACCTTATAAagaagagccagctgaggtggctctggcatctgttccggatgcctcctggacacctcccctGGGGGAGCATGTCCCAACAGCAGCAGGCCCTGGGGAAAACCCacgacacactggagggactatgtccctctgctggcctgggaacaccttggggtcatcggaggagctggaggaagtgtctagagtatgggaagtctgggagtccctgcttagactgctgccccagataagcggaagaaaatgaatggatggaggAACCTTACTCACAAATTTCCATCATTTAGTTTTATATCCTTTTAGCTGACAACAATCCCAGCTTTATGACTGAATATTAACACAATTTCTTAAAGCTATATACAGCAAAAATTATATATACTTTATTATGTAATGACAACTAAGATTTTTCTCGAATGAAAAAAGTTAGTAATTTTGTAAAGACATACCAATTGAACAATCTGTTTTGAATGGTTTGAACCAATAAAGCATTCAGAGTTCCATATATCTCACTGTCACATGTCTTAAACCTGTCGGCGAAACACTGAATCGCTATGGGATTTTCAGCCATAAAAACCTGGCTGTAACCAAAGCCTGAGCCTATAATCCCAACGGGACAATGGCTGGCCTGACAGGACAAGCTCAGGCTGCAGACTGTCCCGGGACGGGGGCTCAGGGGACCACACCCCGGTATAAAAAGCTGAGTTACACTGTTAAAGAGACACATGCATATTATTATTTGACTAGGTTTGACACCCACTCACACTAACAGGAATGACCTACTGCTTTTATTGGACTGAAACGATTATTTGTGatgagattttagatgtcatccttgcatgtttgagtattttagctaTCTCTCCCGGACCCAGACTGATAGGGCTTTGAAGGGGGTGTGGCTTAACgagaggagcaaagggagggggaactaaaaacatcagaaatgaaagtgaaacttataaaacatgctaaTGTTTTCGGTGAATTTTcacagtaaaaggtaacatagtaatctaaatatgttatgtgttagcgtaGGAGtataatacaccctctttaaacttgtgaatcatgagtttaatctgcttttttacatataactaacataaaataccaaatctctcacttttctgctgttgtggCATGTAAacctaatacaaattttggttgactaagacaccaacaaccgattaatcgactaaatgaCTACAGCCCAAGACCTAACGTTCAAACAAAGGtctcacattttttttcttattacatTTTAGATCAAAGTAAGCCCTAGAAGCCCTAGTCCACAGTTAACATTTGGGCTTAATCAGACTCTTTAAGTCAATTATAGCCCTGGTTAAGCATTGGTCTAACCTCAGTTTAGCCATTCAATCTTATTATAGATAAAAGGCAAAATTGAGTGAACTAATAGCTTGGACAAGACAATCAACACGACAGCACTCCACTGCGCATTAACTTCAGAGAGAGGCCAGACAGGTCCCGCCCACCACTAGCTGCAACTGCGAAGAGCAAAGTGTCAAAAGAGCAACTGACCACACCACACTTCATTACAGGAGGCGAGATCATAGCGGAACTCAAGTGCGATGCAAACTTTCCATGCACTTCGATGCGTCACGACGAACTTTGGAGCTCTTTTAACTCGTGCGTAAAAGTTTTTGGGAATGCACTTGTCTGAGCCATACCACCAAGCACAGGCGTTCCAAAGCAGAGAAAATGCACCCAGATAGGCGTCTGACCGGGTCTTCACTGTTCCCCGCGGCCGCTGGATCGGATCGAAGTGCGGGCAGAAAAGTGGCGCGTCACGGAGCGTCAGGGATGGAGCACCGCGCGAGTTTGTGCAGGCGCCCCGAGAGTTTGGGGGACAGATGCGGtcaacaggaggaagaggagccgcAAGTTCACCTAGAGGCCGGGGACTTGTGGAGGCAGTTTCACAAATGTGGGACAGAAATGGTCATCACAAAATCTGGAAGgtactgcactgtgttttttttttttttctgcctgCGTAAAAATGTAGTAGAATACATAGGCCTACTCATTATAGTCcaactttaattaaaaaatgactccttctttttaacaatatgatattgtaaatatgaaaataaaaactaacaTTTAGTCTTCCAAAGTTAATCTGTTTTAGCTATAGTAAAGGTGCAAAAGGGAGGCCCACTATCTTCACCAACAGATGTGATGAATTTGCATATTGATAATTTTAGACAAGTAAAGAACCTTTATTTGaaccacaatggggaaattaagTGTTTCAGTCActaactgtgtaaagaagtgggtGTAATGCCAGTTACAAGAGCAGCAAGGggaaatacatttatataaccatttaaaaatatatatttatctaGAATAGAAGTTGTAATGGGCtaagatacaaaaaaaacaacccccaaaaaaaaacaaaaaaaaaaaaaaactacaaaaaaccccaacatCATATTGTCTCTTTGTTTTCAGCAAGCTTAGCCTACTGTTTGAACAATGACAACAATATGAACCACTTTTGTACATACATAACTATATTAACCTGATTTTTCCCAGACGCATGTTCCCCCCACTCAGACTGCGATGCTCAGGTCTGGAACCTAAATCCAAGTACATGGTTCTGTTGGACATAGTGGCAGCAGACGAGAGCCGCTACAAGTTCCACCAAGGCCGCTGGACTGTGGCGGGGCAGGCCGACCCCGAGCTGCCCAAACGCATGTACATCCACCCGGACAGTCCCTCAACCGGACAGCAGTGGATGAACAAAGTCATCAACTTTCACAAAGTCAAACTCACCAACAACATCTCCGACAAGCACGGATTTGTGAGTCACTTTTGTCTTTAGTTTGTAGTGTTTTTGAATTGTAGTGATTTTTAAATGAGTAATCAGGCTGCGTAATTTGAGACTGAAGATAACAAATTTAATATTGTAAGTTTAAAAAGcaaaaccctttttttttagcatcagtattgacttatttatttttgtaggaATTGCCAAATCAATTGTagttaataatagtaaaaaaatagtgtggttaatatattttaaagattttgtaAAACAGTGATGTTTGATGAAATTTGCAGTTTATGACACATATTGTACAAAATTTTTGAGccttttttaaccatgttataacaatgttccttcatcaaaaacataccttgttttcagcaaatatatcataaacaataaaaagtaacatggtgatctaaatatgttatgtgttagcagttaataccccataggaatattatacctcctctttaatttaCGCTTGTTGGATGGGGGTTGCGCAATATGTCCATTCCCCCTGAGTTATCACAGAAAACATGGCTCGAGTTTTTCtaggattgttgcatcacaggtagaAACTCGATGCAGTTTTTAAGGCCATATATCATCACTGGAGTCGTTCAAACATGAGTAATAAAACTACTAGGGTGACGggttttatgtattttccatTTTAAGTTTAAGATCTACATGAGAAAGttactaaaacacaaaatatatagcataacaaaacacacaaaacacatgcaACTTATGGCTTACAGCACAATtcctacacaaagtaattcaaagtgctttacagaataagagaggcattcaaatcacaatacaaacaaatcaaagtgtaaataatcatcataaaattaaaattatttgtttAACTGTTTTCCTCTCATAGACCATACTGAACTCCATGCACAAGTACCAGCCCAGATTCCACATCGTGAAGGCCAATGACGTCCTGAAGCTCCCGTACAGCACCTTTAGGACCTACGTGTTCACAGAGACACAGTTCATCGCAGTCACCGCCTACCAGAATGACAAGGTATGAAACTTGACAATATGTACATTCTATGCATATACATTATTTTATACATGAGGGAGTGTAATGGAAGATTAGTAATAGTAACACCGAAAGATGAATTGCAACTGAACCATGGGGTAACTGTAATAACAGTGGCTTTAAGAATGATGAAAGATGCTGTTTTAGTAAGAGGTAACaagtaaatatgtaaaaatctaTGTGTCTTCTTCATATTGTGTCGCAGATAACGCAGCTGAAAATAGACAATAATCCATTTGCAAAGGGATTCCGAGACACAGGAAACGGGAGACGAGAAAAGAGGTGAGACATGTGAATTTCAGTGTGATGTATTCTATATGCAAAGTGCTTCATTTTGCTAGTtataaagttagaaaatgtttAATTGTCTTATCCCCAAcatatcttatttatttttatttttatttttatttttatttttatttttatttttatttttatttttatttttatttttatttttatttttatttttatatctatctgtgtatttaccagtggtggaagaagtactcagttttgtatAGATAGAAgtgcagatactggagcaaaaatacgcaagtaaaagtatcacatgaaaaaagttacttaagtaaaagtattaaagtgcatgtttaaaaatctactgcaagaataaaaagtaacagtattttgcgcagattttgagaacTAGTAAAGCATCAAATGTTGATCAAGATTTtgtagaattttgttcaacagaaacaatttaatcaatatttttttcctaactgattttatttgtatattttgttttgctcaaattatgaacgtgttaaaaataaaccctcagcttcTTCAGCAGGTGTCAAACTAACTATAGTAAaagatactttcacttttcagtccttttcaaaaatgtagcggACTAAACTTATCTGTCTGTATAAAGACAAGGAAGTAACgtcactaggccaagttacaagtcttatctgtagagaggcgaccctgctatACTTAATTTTCAAGAGTTTTTTTTTGAACAATCAGAACAACAgtaattcagaaaaaaaacaacaatatagaTATGCCTAATGCCACattgcggaacatttcaggcaaagctataacatcccCATTAAGCATATTCTGCCACTAGGAAAGTTACTTAGTTCACCATTAAAACTTCacttagtattttattttctcttcaatTGTTGCCATAGTGCCTAAAGCTGTTGATGTTGTGAGCTTTTCCATAAATCAGCTTGTGAGAAGTGAATGTGAGTGGATAGTTTTCCCTTCTTGTGTTTAACAGGAAACTGCCACATGTCTCAGAGCAGTGCAAAGAGCTGAGGGCGAGCGACAGCCAGGATCCAAGGACCCTACTGCACTCTGATAACTCCAAGTCATCAGGTACAGAAGCATGGCTCCACTTTTGTCACGTAATGTTGTAGCAAAAAcctaacacatttttacaataagatttatttttatgtttttctacttggtttggtgagatAGTACCTACGGTGATATGTAGCATCGCTTTACAACAGTTAAGTGgcaaaaatgtacaggaagcACCGAGTTCTTAAATGAAATACCTCTACCTATGGatcaacacaaaaaaatccatcaacatgcagagacaatttatgcTCAGGAAACACtattttctgtctgtttaaGCATGAATTTAAATAACATTTCTCTCAGTCTATTAATGCAATTTAGACACGTGTTGGCCCTTTTTATGGTTGGTAGATAATGGTTATGgagtttttgtaaaatcttaaatagaATTATATTAACTTAAGTTTTAGTAAAATATACAGTCTGACCTGTCATGGAACTGCTGTTAACAATACAACAGctatctataaaaaaaacaaacaaaacattatgaGATGTTCTGGCTAGTAAGTATTCCTATTACAAAAAGTTATAATCCCAACAAGGATACTGACTGAACCAACATCCATTGCCTAAATCCATCCAGCAAATTATTTGGGATCATCGCAGATCGTATCACTATCAGTGCATACCTTTGGGGTTAAGCAATGCTGCTCCAACCTGGCTGGCATTGCTCAACAGTCAGTCCGCGTGTCCCTTATTATAGCAGCCTTTTAGATAAATATCATATTATAGAAGTAAATATTAACATTAGGTGGTTGCTACTGTtgctacagctgccctggggtagaccgACGAAAGCGAGCCACTTTATCCCCCATTATTCACTCACATGGGGCGTAgctaggatttttttttttttttccggaGGGGAAGCAGCAAGAGCCAGTTAAGTTTCTTTGGTGGCACTCAAATATGAATACAATTTAATGGCAATAATAATGAGCAATAATATTAATTGAACAACAAATGTAACTGAAGACACATTATGCAATCTTTAGCAATATATGTatctaaacaaataaatatatacacatcAATAGTAATAAGAACAATTAAATGGCTGCACCACAGTTTATGTGTAAGAGaattccagaaaaaaaaatagaggcAAAAACACAATTGTGtgtaattgagaaaaaaattagGAAGATTTTTAACTCAGCAATTTGCCCCCGTCAATGATAAACATACAATCATCTCAGTGAGCCGGATAaacttttgtttaattatttatttcctCTCTGCTGCGATTCTCTGTTAATCTGATCTGGAGTCAGACCGACCCTCTTTATTTCCAGTGCACTTTATTTTCTCTGCTAAAGAATGAAACTGACCCAGGATCAGTAGTAAACAGCCCTGTGCCTGGACACGTGAGGAGCTGTGCACGTGATGTGACATGTGCTCTCTGAGCTTCCCAAAACAATTCAAAGTAATGCTGCTTATGTTACACACATACTGTCACTGTCTTGTTTATTATTCTCTAAAATGAAAAGTAGAACTTGTCAACAGAAAAGAGTTGGACATATTTACTGTGGATTGTATTTGTGGAAGAAACGCAGTGTCTCACTGAAcagggagagcagagagcaaCTCTACGACTCTGTGACAAGACAGGGATCAATAAGACTAACAATAACGCACTAAGTGCAGTGGTTTAATGTCAGCGGTTAAGCTGAAGTCCTTTGTGAGGCAtgtatgtgatattttgtgctGTTGGACCTGGATGTGCTCATACAGATGTGTTGTATCACTGCATCCTGACTCTGAGTCCCTCATCCTTTCATGGTTTAGAAGTTCATTATTTTAGTTGATTTTGCCCTGTAATAGCCAATGACTGAAGCAGACTTTAGTGATCTTAGCCATCTACACATTGTAGAGTGATCAGATGCATCACTTCAATTTTACGGCAACTGACAGAACTTGAATAAGGCTAGACCGAGTTAAAAGTGACTGACAGGGCAAAGGTTTTTAGAGAGAATGCGAGGTGTAATGTGGAATAGAGCGCTGTTATGTATGCGCCCATGGCCAGTGCAAGAAAAGCCTCTGTGTTAGTAATACTGCAGAAATGTGTGTTTCATTCAACCACACTCGACCACAGGGGCACCATGCCACCACATAACTACACCACTGCACTCAGGTGAAATGTcctgcccgaggacacaacaacagaatgctCTGGCAGGAGCTGGAAGcccattaaatgtattttattgtgaatTATTTGTGATTGAGTTATGCATTGTGATTAGGGTCAGTTAAACTACATGTAGGCTATAGTTTTCTCTCTCACAACTAGATGTGTGTCTTGGCGCATTTTACAGTGTTTCATTATAGTTAAATTCTTAACGTTTTAGATGGCCATGAAAGTGACAGTGACAACATGGAGGAAACGCCCCAAACCCGACCGGAGTGGAAGGATTTGACTGCACGATCATCTTCAGTTTGTCCACAGAAACAAAGTATCACAAACGATTCTCAAACAGCTGGACTTCCACGCTGCGTGTACCCAGCACCAGACACCCACAGGCACACCCAGGACCAGGGCGGCTGTGGACCTCAGCTGGGGGGCCCATGGGTGGGGTGTCGGGCTTTGGATATGCACTGTGCATTAGGGACACTAGGAGGCTATCCCATTCCCATCAGCCTACAGCAGCATATGTTTGTACAGGTAAGGTAGGCCACAAACTTGTGCACAGACAATGTAATAGCATGTTTCTCAATAGAAATGATTGAAAAGGACTATGGTAGAAATGTACGATTTTATGGGGAGAATAGTTCACTCAAAACTCTGTAAATACTGTTTATATGTAGCATATTTGtacaaaacatacacacaacacacaacatgtgTAGCATATTCAATATACTGGCCAcagttttaattataatttgataGCTTACATTATGCAGAAGTTCAAATTACAGTTTCTATTTCAATGTAATTTTTATGTCTGAGATGAGCAATGTCAAGTGAGAAATGAGAAATCGCATAGAAATGATGTCTGTAATTGTTCACGTGATGTGATCGTTTATGCAGATAATataaatctggtttagtttctattttaagaaataaatgtgtaaatgtagcAAACAGAGATTTGCATTTTGTAGGTTAGATGTAATACAATTTGCAAAGACAAAAAGCACATTCAAAATTATACACTTGAGTGATATTTAtgattcatttttaacatttttttcattgaactATCTTTATGGAAACTTGTATCCTCTCCTCTATTATTGTATTGCTGAGTTTCAGACGATATCAAAACATTCTACAAGCCAATTATATGTAATACAGATGAAGGGCAGCTAAATCTAATGTtgtgaaaatgcatttttgttgtaatatagtgagTTCTTGGATGTAGCCATTactagaaatgatcaggttcaacatttgtgaatttaccttttggttatttcatggcaaaatacaatgCAATCCGTGGGGAAAATTGTCTCTTGCCGCCATCTGGGaacatcatgacatcatcacattgcaGAATCTGGAAACCACCAACTAATTTGAGctaaaataacatttaattaaatacatGAGTCTTGTTTAGCAAAAATATAGTATTGAGAGAGTTGTATATTTTAGCCtaaatttacaatttaaaaagataaaaaacaaaaaactttatcaacttttatttaattatattgtttatctaaaatattttattcTCTTTTTTATATCTCTTATAGGACCTGTTGAACTTGTCCCACTTCGGCAGCTTCGTGTTTTACCCTTACCCCGGCCTGTGCACTGCCCCCGCTCActacctcctccctccccccagACCCACGGCGGATTTAAAATACGATCAGAGCATTCACGGCTGGGACTTCTGCTCACCTCTACAGCCCATGTCTCCATCAGGGTCTTCTGTAACTTCTGCCGCCTGCGACACGGCTGATGGTGTCTTCAAATACTTGTCAACAGATCCGTTAATGCCCCATGCCTGTAAAAcacaagggagagagacagaagagaaagaTACACAGATGGACTGTGGACAAAAGAATGTACACGATGGTTAAATCTATGGGAATTGTAATTTATTACTAACGGGAATgaaacttaaagtgcatatgacagagaTTACTAATTTCACCAAACCATAgttacatcattatatttaagattttacaaaaaaaataaaataaaataaaaaaatcttaaatataaaatgttttttcatttaaaaaataaataaaataaaatcaatttgctatataattttactttctggttggacacagaTAGCAAatatgacatacgtagaggtaattTCGCAACTTTTACttggcaaccataatgttaacaaaacCCAAAATATGTCTAAATTGCATGATAGTTATGTGTTtactaataaaattaaatgacaATCAATGACAAcctttaaatcaatatttaatgtgtcagGAAAATGGgttccttgtgcgtaaatttTCGGTGATGATGACATAGTTAGATTCCGTTTTAGGtcagagctacttcctgtattttctgttctttttcccccacaaactcttgtaaaactatgatgaatatttaccacaagtaCTATCCACTCCAcatcagaattagaaaaacataaaaacctgtcatatgcactttaaactgtaCCTGCATGAGATGTGTCAAAACTTCTTCAACTTGATAGCacttttgaggaaaaaaaaaaaatccacatcaCATTACTGtatgacaaataaatatataaaatggtTAATTGGTTAGTGAATACAATTAAAATGCccaatgttctgtttttgtggtgtttatgtagatacaaaataaaatgtgaaattgcaTATATAATTGTACTACATTGTGTGTTCAATTAATCGAAATATAGAAAGTGGATTTAATCTTACCAATGAAATACTGAAGCAATTTATGATAGTACAATAtttctgtacatttacatatttgttATTAAGTTATAAAATCAAATGATCTAATATGTAATGTAGCCATATTTTTGGATAAAGTCAATTTACATAGGTTGTTTTCTACCATTTTTTGTTGCCATTTATTGAataaatgactgaataaaataaatcaactttcCTTTGACATGCAAAAAAAGCCTagcaaaaaaaccaacaacaattAAAGTAATGTAATCTTTcaaaaaattgtattatatgATTATATTATTAACATAAGTGTGTAATTCAGAGGAAATAGTCCACTAGGTGTCAGTAAAAGCAAAACTGTAAATGTCATTGGCGCATGCTGATTGCGTCATAAACTCGAGACGTCTACCACCAAAATAAACCCTTCAGCCATGATCGGCTCTTTATCCATCCGAACTGCTTTGATTTAAGGCTGAAAATGATTTCTCTAAACTACATCCTCCTGGGCGGACAGTTCCTTCTGCTCTTGACCGTCATTTtgttacaatgtttagatgggattcactcacaaaactccaccaccacagcagcagagaccCAGACCTCCACCTCCACAGCGGGGCACACGGCTACGATGCTGCCGTTCAGCGAGCAGCCCTCCGTGGTGATCCAATACGAGATTCCCACGGAGAACACGACCCAAGCGGAGTACGAGTATAAGCCCCCGTCCCCCGTGGTCCTCTGCAGTTATCTGTGAGTAACGTCCGCAACAGTCCAGTCTAATGCAGTTTAAGTCtaatgttagcagttagcattagctctgaAATGGGCTGTTCATTGTGAGGAAAAGAGAGATCAAAATTGGTCAATAAGAAGAAggacattttttaattaattacacCGTGATTACATAAACATTGATTTCTATAAACAATCATCGTGCTGTTATTACGAGTTCTCATTAAGATAATCAGAATTAAGGTCCAGTTTTGTCCTGCACTGCACTACATCTAGTATTTACgttaaatataattaattatGGATGAAACATTGATTCAGATGTACAAACAGGCTAATAGTGAGACTCATTTAATGTGATGTTCTTGTAaacatcaaaatatatataaaataagtgCTGTAAATACACTAGTTTTAACTCTTTTAATGTAACTTAAGCTAGTTTCCATACATAAATATTGctattaggttttttttttcccctccacaTGTTACATATAAAGAAATATTGTGCTTTTTCCACTACATGTTTAAATCCCTGACTAAACTTAATGAGAGCACTAGGTTTTGAAGTCACAGAATAAATATATGTTACACTTTTACTATTCTTGTACCATAGCCCTGAGGAGTTCATCTACTGCCAGGACCCAGTGGACCACGCAGGGAACTACACAGCTCTACAGGAACTGGGCCATGGCTGTGTCGGGGTAACTTTGTACTCTATTGTGTGCTCTATCCTGTCTATATCCTCTCTGAACACCTTTTAAATTACACTTTTGACCATTCTGAATTGCAGTTGATGTAGCTTGTCTCTCTTCTTGTCCAGTGGGGAGGTCAGACTGAGAAGGAGGTGAACCACACTCCGGTGATCTGCATGGCTCTAGATGACATTGAGTGTGCCGGACCCAGAGAGTTCCTCCGAGGACATGTCCCCTGCATCAAGTAAGTTTTTGAATGATA encodes:
- the LOC117376302 gene encoding T-box transcription factor TBX2-like, whose translation is MHPDRRLTGSSLFPAAAGSDRSAGRKVARHGASGMEHRASLCRRPESLGDRCGQQEEEEPQVHLEAGDLWRQFHKCGTEMVITKSGRRMFPPLRLRCSGLEPKSKYMVLLDIVAADESRYKFHQGRWTVAGQADPELPKRMYIHPDSPSTGQQWMNKVINFHKVKLTNNISDKHGFTILNSMHKYQPRFHIVKANDVLKLPYSTFRTYVFTETQFIAVTAYQNDKITQLKIDNNPFAKGFRDTGNGRREKRKLPHVSEQCKELRASDSQDPRTLLHSDNSKSSDGHESDSDNMEETPQTRPEWKDLTARSSSVCPQKQSITNDSQTAGLPRCVYPAPDTHRHTQDQGGCGPQLGGPWVGCRALDMHCALGTLGGYPIPISLQQHMFVQDLLNLSHFGSFVFYPYPGLCTAPAHYLLPPPRPTADLKYDQSIHGWDFCSPLQPMSPSGSSVTSAACDTADGVFKYLSTDPLMPHACKTQGRETEEKDTQMDCGQKNVHDG
- the tm2d2 gene encoding TM2 domain-containing protein 2 → MISLNYILLGGQFLLLLTVILLQCLDGIHSQNSTTTAAETQTSTSTAGHTATMLPFSEQPSVVIQYEIPTENTTQAEYEYKPPSPVVLCSYLPEEFIYCQDPVDHAGNYTALQELGHGCVGWGGQTEKEVNHTPVICMALDDIECAGPREFLRGHVPCIKYTGHYFITTLLYSFFLGCFGVDRFCLGHTGTAVGKLLTLGGLGIWWFVDLILLITGGLMPSDYSNWCTYY